One stretch of Zootoca vivipara chromosome 8, rZooViv1.1, whole genome shotgun sequence DNA includes these proteins:
- the LOC118090529 gene encoding tubulin beta-1 chain → MREIVHMQAGQCGNQIGAKFWEVISDEHGIDPTGSYHGDSDLQLERINVYYNEAAGNKYVPRAVLVDLEPGTMDSVRSGPFGQIFRPDNFVFGQSGAGNNWAKGHYTEGAELVDSVLDVVRKESESCDCLQGFQLTHSLGGGTGSGMGTLLISKIREEYPDRIMNTFSVMPSPKVSDTVVEPYNATLSVHQLVENTDETFCIDNEALYDICFRTLKLTTPTYGDLNHLVSATMSGVTTCLRFPGQLNADLRKLAVNMVPFPRLHFFMPGFAPLTSRGSQQYRAVSVPELTQQLFDSKNMMAACDPRHGRYLTVAAIFRGRMSMKEVDEQMLNVQNKNSSYFVEWIPNNVKTAVCDIPPRGLKMSATFIGNSTAIQELFKRISEQFTAMFRRKAFLHWYTGEGMDEMEFTEAESNMNDLVSEYQQYQDATADEQGEFEEEGEEDEA, encoded by the exons ATGCGGGAGATCGTGCACATGCAAGCCGGCCAGTGCGGGAATCAGATTGGAGCCAAG TTCTGGGAGGTCATCAGCGATGAGCATGGCATTGACCCGACAGGCAGCTACCATGGAGACAGCGACTTGCAGCTTGAGAGGATCAACGTTTACTACAATGAAGCTGCTG GCAACAAGTATGTCCCCCGTGCCGTCCTTGTGGATTTGGAGCCTGGCACAATGGATTCTGTCCGGTCTGGACCATTCGGCCAGATCTTTCGACCTGACAATTTTGTCTTTG GCCAGAGCGGTGCTGGGAACAACTGGGCCAAGGGCCACTACACAGAGGGAGCTGAGCTGGTGGACTCTGTGCTGGATGTGGTAAGGAAGGAATCAGAGAGCTGTGACTGCTTGCAGGGCTTCCAGTTGACCCATTCCCTGGGCGGTGGCACGGGCTCCGGGATGGGAACACTCCTCATCAGCAAGATTCGGGAGGAGTATCCAGACCGGATCATGAATACGTTCAGCGTGATGCCGTCCCCTAAGGTGTCGGACACGGTGGTGGAGCCCTACAATGCCACACTGTCCGTCCACCAGCTAGTGGAGAACACGGATGAAACCTTCTGTATTGACAATGAAGCCTTGTACGATATCTGCTTCCGCACACTCAAACTCACAACTCCGACGTACGGGGACCTCAACCACTTGGTGTCGGCCACCATGAGCGGTGTCACCACCTGCCTGCGCTTCCCTGGCCAACTGAATGCCGACCTCCGCAAGCTGGCGGTCAACATGGTGCCATTCCCTCGCCTGCACTTCTTCATGCCGGGCTTTGCTCCCCTCACGAGCCGCGGAAGCCAGCAGTACCGGGCCGTGTCGGTGCCAGAGCTGACCCAGCAATTGTTTGATTCGAAGAACATGATGGCGGCCTGCGACCCGCGCCACGGGCGCTACCTGACGGTGGCGGCCATTTTCCGGGGCAGAATGTCCATGAAGGAAGTGGACGAGCAGATGCTCAACGTCCAGAACAAGAACTCCTCCTACTTCGTGGAGTGGATCCCCAACAACGTCAAGACGGCCGTGTGCGACATCCCTCCGCGAGGCCTCAAGATGTCCGCCACCTTCATTGGCAACAGCACGGCCATCCAGGAGCTCTTCAAGAGGATCTCCGAGCAGTTCACAGCCATGTTCCGCCGCAAGGCCTTCCTGCACTGGTACACCGGAGAGGGCATGGATGAGATGGAGTTCACCGAGGCCGAGAGCAACATGAATGACCTGGTCTCCGAATACCAGCAATACCAAGACGCCACAGCGGATGAGCAGGGAGAGTTTGAAGAGGAAGGCGAGGAAGATGAGGCTTAG